The following are encoded in a window of Chondrinema litorale genomic DNA:
- a CDS encoding EVE domain-containing protein, giving the protein MKNWIIVASKDHVKKGITGGFAQTCHGKSVQLKRMRTGDRVIYYSGKEYINKPEKCQQFTAIGEVKGEDIYQVEMNPDFCPFRIDIDFFEAEDVSILPLIDELQFIENKKHWGYPFRWGILEINEHDYKLVADLMLQKNG; this is encoded by the coding sequence ATGAAAAATTGGATAATTGTAGCTTCAAAAGATCACGTAAAAAAAGGAATAACAGGTGGTTTTGCACAAACATGTCATGGAAAATCGGTACAACTTAAACGCATGAGAACAGGAGATAGAGTAATTTACTACTCTGGAAAAGAATATATAAATAAACCGGAAAAATGTCAGCAGTTTACTGCTATTGGTGAAGTAAAAGGCGAAGATATTTATCAGGTAGAGATGAATCCAGATTTTTGCCCATTCCGCATTGATATTGATTTTTTTGAAGCAGAAGATGTTTCTATTTTACCATTGATAGACGAGCTTCAATTTATAGAAAATAAAAAGCATTGGGGATATCCTTTTCGCTGGGGTATTTTGGAAATAAATGAACATGATTATAAACTTGTTGCAGATTTAATGCTTCAGAAAAATGGATAA